The Boseongicola sp. DNA segment TGTCTTAATCAAGCACCAAGAACTATAAAAAATTCTTAGATAACAAATTTATAAGCTAAAAATCAGAAAAAAACATGAAAACCTCAAGGCCAGCACAAGCGGCTCAGATCTGACTGCGGCAAAGTCCACGCATCGAAAAACGATGTAAGGAAATTGGAAATGACATTGTCAGTATTAGGATTGGGTTTCGGGCGCACCGGAACCGAGTCACTGAAAAAGGCGCTCGAAATTTTAGGCTGCGGCCCATGCTATCACATGTTCGAAGTGCTACCGCATCAAAACCGCGTAGATGAATGGGTTTCGCTGGTTCAAGGCAAGACGCCTGATTGGGACAAGACTTTCGCGGGCTATCACGCGAGCGTCGATTGGCCCGGCGCTTTTTTCTGGCGCGAACTGGCTGAGCATTACGGCGACGCAAAGTTCATTCTGACAACACGGGAACCTGAGCGTTGGTATGATAGCATGGCGAAAACAATTCTGCCTTTGCTTCGCGAGACGGCGGTCGATCCGAACTCACTGGCTAACCAGATGTTCATTTCTCGCACCTTCGGCGGCGATATCGACGACCGCGACAATGTGATCGAGACATTCCTGCGACACAATGCTGCGGTCAAGGCCGCAATTCCGTCCGATCAACTCTTAGAGTTGGAGGTCGGCGCAGGGTGGGATCCGCTATGTGCGTTCCTTGGAATCGACGTTCCCGATGTCCCTTATCCCTGGGGCAACCGGGCCGACGAATTCGTCGACAATATCGACCGCGCCCAGGCGCAGCGAGAGGCCGTCTTGGCCTAAGCATCTCAATCCCGAATCTCGCCAGGCACTCCCGCCTGGCGATCCATCGCTCGAGCTTGATGACAAGTC contains these protein-coding regions:
- a CDS encoding sulfotransferase family protein; translation: MTLSVLGLGFGRTGTESLKKALEILGCGPCYHMFEVLPHQNRVDEWVSLVQGKTPDWDKTFAGYHASVDWPGAFFWRELAEHYGDAKFILTTREPERWYDSMAKTILPLLRETAVDPNSLANQMFISRTFGGDIDDRDNVIETFLRHNAAVKAAIPSDQLLELEVGAGWDPLCAFLGIDVPDVPYPWGNRADEFVDNIDRAQAQREAVLA